One part of the Mycobacterium marinum genome encodes these proteins:
- the egtA gene encoding ergothioneine biosynthesis glutamate--cysteine ligase EgtA, whose protein sequence is MTFAPSPAATSQLDSSRAAAADIAGSAVAAQYIANGCLVDGPVGRVGLEIEAHCYDPADPLRRPSWEEIGDVLEGLGQPPGGSAVTVEPGGAVELSGPPCDGILAAIDAMNRDQAVLRSAFADAGLGLVCLGADPIRPTMRINPGARYQAMEQFFTASQSGMAGAAMMTSTASIQVNLDAGPLSGWASRVRLAHALGPTMIAIAANSPMLGGEFSGWRSTRQRVWGQMDDGRCGPILGASADDPATDWAHYALKAPVMLVHNPDAVAVTHHVPFADWVDGRVLLGDRRPTYADLDYHLTTLFPPVRPRQWLEIRYLDSLSNVFWPAVVFTLVTLLDDPGAAELAFEAVQPVATEWDTAARAGLGDPRLHAAANRCVAIAAERAPAELADALQSLLAYVQRGRCPGDDFGDQVTEHGVAPAIARLARGEQ, encoded by the coding sequence ATGACGTTCGCCCCCAGTCCTGCGGCGACGTCGCAGCTGGACAGCTCCCGTGCGGCCGCCGCCGACATCGCCGGTTCGGCGGTCGCGGCGCAGTACATCGCCAATGGCTGCCTGGTCGACGGCCCCGTTGGGCGAGTCGGTTTGGAGATCGAAGCGCACTGCTACGACCCAGCCGATCCGCTTCGCCGCCCGAGCTGGGAAGAGATCGGCGACGTTCTCGAGGGGCTGGGCCAGCCGCCGGGTGGGAGTGCGGTCACCGTCGAACCCGGCGGGGCCGTGGAATTATCGGGTCCGCCGTGCGACGGCATCCTGGCCGCCATCGACGCGATGAACCGGGACCAAGCCGTGCTGCGGTCGGCCTTTGCCGACGCCGGGTTGGGCCTGGTCTGTCTGGGTGCGGACCCGATTCGTCCGACCATGCGGATCAATCCGGGCGCGCGCTACCAGGCCATGGAGCAGTTCTTCACCGCCAGCCAGTCCGGGATGGCCGGCGCCGCAATGATGACGTCGACCGCCTCCATCCAGGTCAACCTGGATGCCGGGCCGCTGTCGGGATGGGCGTCTCGGGTGCGATTGGCGCACGCCCTGGGACCCACGATGATCGCGATCGCCGCGAACTCGCCGATGCTGGGCGGCGAGTTCTCCGGCTGGAGATCAACCCGGCAGCGGGTGTGGGGGCAGATGGACGACGGCCGATGCGGGCCGATCCTCGGGGCCAGCGCGGACGATCCCGCCACCGACTGGGCGCACTACGCGCTCAAGGCCCCGGTGATGCTGGTGCACAATCCGGATGCCGTGGCGGTGACCCACCATGTGCCCTTCGCCGACTGGGTGGACGGTCGGGTCTTGCTGGGCGATCGGCGGCCGACCTACGCCGATCTCGACTACCACCTGACCACGCTGTTCCCGCCGGTGCGGCCACGCCAGTGGCTGGAGATCCGCTATCTGGACAGTCTTTCCAACGTGTTCTGGCCCGCCGTGGTGTTCACCCTGGTGACGCTGTTGGATGATCCCGGCGCCGCAGAGCTGGCCTTCGAGGCCGTCCAGCCGGTCGCCACCGAGTGGGACACGGCGGCGCGCGCGGGCCTGGGAGATCCGCGGCTGCATGCGGCGGCCAACCGGTGTGTGGCCATCGCCGCCGAACGGGCGCCGGCCGAGCTTGCCGACGCCCTGCAGTCGCTGCTGGCTTACGTGCAGCGGGGCCGCTGCCCCGGTGACGACTTTGGCGATCAGGTGACCGAGCATGGTGTCGCGCCGGCAATCGCGCGGCTGGCCCGAGGGGAACAGTGA
- a CDS encoding sensor domain-containing protein, with amino-acid sequence MRPATAAALLGLGVAASLVASPALANPSDPGVVSYAVLGKGSVGNIVGAPMGWESVFTEPFQAYSVDLPVCNNWADIGLPEVFDDPDLASFNGATTQTSATDQTHYVKQAVGVFATADAASRAFHRVVDRTVGCSGQTTAMHLDNGTTQVWSFDGPAPTATDAAWTKQEADTDRRCFNQTRLRENVLLQAKVCQSGNGGPAVNVLAGAMQNALGQ; translated from the coding sequence TTGCGCCCCGCGACGGCGGCAGCGCTGCTCGGGCTGGGAGTGGCTGCCTCGTTGGTGGCTTCGCCTGCGCTGGCCAACCCGTCGGATCCGGGCGTGGTGTCTTACGCGGTCCTCGGCAAGGGGTCGGTGGGCAATATCGTCGGCGCGCCGATGGGGTGGGAGTCGGTGTTCACTGAGCCGTTCCAGGCGTATTCGGTTGACCTACCGGTGTGCAATAACTGGGCTGACATCGGGCTACCCGAGGTATTCGACGATCCCGACCTGGCCTCGTTCAACGGGGCTACCACGCAGACCTCTGCCACCGACCAGACTCACTACGTCAAGCAGGCGGTCGGTGTATTCGCCACCGCCGATGCCGCGAGCCGGGCGTTCCATCGCGTCGTCGACCGAACCGTGGGTTGTTCGGGGCAGACCACCGCCATGCATCTGGACAACGGCACCACCCAGGTTTGGTCGTTCGACGGTCCCGCGCCCACGGCTACCGACGCGGCGTGGACCAAGCAGGAAGCCGACACCGACCGGCGCTGTTTCAATCAAACTCGGCTGCGTGAAAATGTGTTGTTGCAGGCCAAAGTCTGCCAGTCTGGCAACGGCGGTCCCGCGGTCAACGTGCTGGCCGGGGCAATGCAGAACGCCCTGGGCCAGTAA
- a CDS encoding catalase has translation MAERYTTTDAGNPAPSDDQSLTIGPDGPILLQDHYLIEQMAMFNRERIPERQPHAKGGGAHGHFEVTHDVSKYTRAAVFAPGAKTDTLIRFSTVAGERGSPDTWRDPRGFALKFYTPEGNFDMVGNNTPVFFMRDPLKFQHFIRSQKRLQASNVRDHNMQWDFWSLSPESAHQVTWLMGDRGIPKSWRHMNGYSSHTYSWINAADEIFWVKYHFITDQGIDFLTQADADRLAGEDGDYHQRDLYEAIERGDFPSWTLKMQIMGFEEAKSYRFNPFDLTKVWPHSDYPLIDVGKLTLDRNVTDYHTEIEQAAFEPNNIVPGTGLSPDKMLLARGFSYSDAHRARLGTNYRQIPVNSPIVQVNSYSKDGAMRVRNASDPVYAPNSYGGPQADPARAAEVRWHADGQMMRAAYTPHPEDDDWGQAGTMVREVLDDSARDRLASNIIGHVCKGVKEPVLSRVFEYWRNVDPDLGKAVEEGVRANSS, from the coding sequence ATGGCGGAACGCTACACCACCACCGACGCCGGCAATCCCGCGCCCAGTGACGACCAATCGCTGACCATCGGCCCCGACGGACCGATCCTGCTGCAGGATCACTACCTGATCGAACAGATGGCGATGTTCAACCGGGAACGCATCCCGGAACGCCAGCCACACGCCAAAGGTGGCGGCGCGCACGGCCACTTCGAGGTGACCCACGATGTCAGCAAGTACACCCGGGCGGCGGTGTTCGCGCCAGGTGCCAAGACGGACACGCTGATCCGCTTCTCCACCGTCGCCGGCGAGCGCGGCAGCCCGGACACCTGGCGGGACCCGCGTGGTTTCGCGTTGAAGTTCTATACCCCCGAGGGAAACTTCGACATGGTCGGCAACAACACGCCGGTCTTCTTCATGCGCGACCCGCTGAAATTCCAGCACTTCATCCGGTCTCAAAAACGGTTGCAGGCGAGCAACGTGCGCGACCACAACATGCAATGGGACTTCTGGAGCCTGTCGCCGGAGTCCGCGCACCAGGTGACCTGGCTGATGGGTGATCGGGGGATTCCCAAGAGCTGGCGCCACATGAACGGCTACAGCAGCCACACCTACAGCTGGATCAATGCCGCCGACGAGATCTTCTGGGTGAAGTACCACTTCATCACCGATCAGGGCATCGACTTCCTCACCCAAGCGGACGCCGACCGGCTGGCCGGTGAGGACGGCGACTACCACCAGCGCGACCTCTACGAAGCGATCGAGCGCGGTGACTTTCCCAGTTGGACCCTCAAGATGCAGATCATGGGGTTCGAAGAGGCCAAGAGCTACCGGTTCAATCCCTTCGATCTGACCAAGGTCTGGCCACACAGCGACTATCCGTTGATCGATGTCGGCAAGTTGACCTTGGACCGCAACGTCACCGACTACCACACCGAGATCGAGCAAGCGGCGTTCGAGCCCAACAACATCGTGCCCGGTACCGGGCTGAGCCCGGACAAGATGCTCTTGGCCCGCGGGTTCTCCTACTCCGACGCGCACCGGGCCCGGTTGGGCACCAATTACCGCCAGATCCCGGTGAATTCGCCGATAGTGCAGGTGAATAGCTACTCCAAGGATGGCGCGATGCGGGTGCGCAACGCGTCGGATCCGGTATACGCGCCCAACTCTTACGGTGGCCCGCAGGCCGATCCGGCCCGCGCCGCGGAGGTGCGCTGGCACGCCGACGGGCAGATGATGCGCGCCGCGTACACGCCGCACCCCGAAGACGACGACTGGGGCCAGGCCGGCACCATGGTCCGCGAAGTTCTTGACGATTCAGCGCGGGATCGGTTGGCCAGCAACATCATTGGACATGTCTGCAAGGGTGTGAAGGAGCCGGTGCTCTCGCGTGTCTTCGAGTATTGGCGCAATGTCGACCCCGATCTGGGCAAGGCGGTTGAGGAAGGGGTGCGGGCCAACTCCAGTTGA